The genomic interval tatatcactccacaaatacacaagttaaaattcaactttacaagttgtaacaaaaataacaagtaTAGCTGTGAAtgtacgataactattttcaatttattttattcttttgttgcaacttgtaaaagttaaatttggttttgtatgtttgtggagtgatatatttcatattaatctatgttgtcgatttttttattttttttataactattcaGATGACACGTAATCAACGATcctctcgagggatgaaaatacATAACCAATTCCatactagattaacttatttaATTATATCTTATTCGGTTAAACTTACTTTTACGAGATGCACTGATGCTGAGAAAATTATACCCTCATCATTGCACATTCGAAGTACGTCACCATGAACAGAAGATTCTATTTGACCCGGCGTGtattaaaaagtttttttcttacagaaaaaaaaaactttgaccACTGGCTCGAGCACTTAAAAGCGTCTGGTTTAATGGATCACATGGACAGACACTCCAGATCGATAAAATCGAGAGACGTACGCGACCAGGACCAGCTCGTTTCGTTAGAAAATGTTATGCGGCACGGCCAGCTTCAAgcacgtcgtcgacgacgacgacccggcggcgcgcggcaccggcggcgggtcACCCAGGCAACCGAGGCGGAagcacggcggaggcggcggcggtaaGATCAACCCCTACGCCGAGCGCGGGCTGGACAAGTTCTCCACCGTGCTCTCCGAGCTCGAGGCCCGCCGGGACAAGATCCTCCGCCGcgtcggctccggcggcggcctcgtcaTGGTCCGCTTCGTCCAGTCCAACGGCGCGTTGGAGCCCATCATCGTCAAGCTCCCCGACGAGCAGCGGCGCCCcaaggacgacgccgccgccaagaaACCCAGGCCGTCGTCTccgtcgaccgccgccgcccagcagcagggcgccgccgccgcgcgcgcgaccAGGGCTCCACCacctgcgccggcggcgagcagggcgTCGTCGTTCTCGTGGGGGCggatgcggcggccggcgtgctACTGGCCGGCGGTGATGGTGCTGATGCTGGTGTGCCTCGCCGTGTTCGGGAGGGTGTTCGCCATATGCTGCACCTCCATCTGGTGGTACCTCGCGCCCACCCTGCTGAGCaacggaggcgccggcggcgaggacgcggcgCGCCGCCCTCTGGGCTCCCCGaggaagtcgccgccgccggcgagcggcaaGAAGttggccggccgccgcggcacgcGCGAGGTTGGGAGCTCGCCGAGAGGCCACACAAAGAAGGGCACCTGAAGTGAGTTGCAGTAAGCCAGTAATGTGTGTTTATGTGGAATCTTAATTAATTGGAGTAGTAGTAATTACTGGGGTAGCTGGAAGAAAGGGGATCTTCAATTTTTTGTTTCAGGTcaccttttgtttctttttcagctttgttaatgtgatgttttttttttttgtctttttgaacttggTTTGTAATGTGCATCGGTCAGATCAGCCCCTTTCGATGTGTGGCTACCCTGAAGAGAACCAATCGAAGAAGTGTGCAGTACAATTAATGGTTGTTGCTTAATTACTGTGATCGGTTGCCGATCtatatgtaagtttttttttctataatggATTAAAACCCGGAATCTATACCAACAAAGGTGTACACATCTAATActcattttataatataaataatctACACCTCCAACTCTCCTTGAGGTCTAAAACAATGTTTAATTTCAGGTTGAACCTCAGCTAAAGCAATTTTTTTTGAGCCATAACTAATCAAACTATGGAACACTATTTTCAATCTCTACACATACTAAAATCGCGACAATCCAACCCTGACTGTAATCCACCTTACACGTGATTTTCTACCACGTGTGATGAGGTTGAACACCAAGCTACCTTACACGTGGCTCCGCCCCTTCTAGCTTATGGAGAGAGTGAGGAAAGGAAGGGTTTTGATGCATAATAATTGTCGTAAGGAAAGAGTTGTAttcctctaaaaaaataaaaaaaaagttgtattgGATATATAGGTACGTAGATAATATTAGCTTGCATCCAAATACCTTTAATTAAAGGCGTATAGTCACCTTAATATTTAATCCATATGTCGATTGTATGATTCTAACCTGTTAGTACATTAAATCATACTAGAAGCTACTGCTCATCATTCTGTAACTGTAGCAAGTTATACTTCCACTTGTAAAAAGAAAAGATCAATTTGCTTTTTTAGGGATGTAAAAAGTATACGCTACACTTCATTTAGAATAAGCAGCAATGATTAATCGGTACTTAATTGCCAAATTCTATGACTGCGGccctaggaaaaaaaatattgatgggAACTGCCAGTTTGTTAATTGTTCTAGATGCTCAATACTAACCAACCTAATTTGCTTGGACCTACGCAAAGTTGTCTGTATCGATCCTAAGATTGTTTTTTATGGTATCGCCCTAGTATCGGAATACGGGAGCATAGGATCGTTAAAATCGTGTTACTATCGGGATATTAGCTAACTATTTCAAACTAGACAATattcaaaaatcaaaactatCTTAATACATTTGTGTTCTCTCTTTTTAATGctgtatattattattattctattttttatgaaatggctatatatataattaatataaatattaaattacacttaaaaatagaaaaatatcataGTAACCCGATACTAATAAATTGACAGTACGTCGGGGAAAAGAAGAATTCCAAACCGTCGTCAGGATTGGCGTACGCGGCCATTCTTGCGCGGGCGGCGCCCAGGCTTTCCGTGCATTCCACCGATCAGAAGACGCAGCAGCACAGTACCGGCAGGTCATTAAACACCAACTTAATGGGTTGGATGGAAGCATGTATCTGCCGGTTAACGCAAGGTCTTCGTGAAAGGGActttttgacaatttgacaacCGCAGCAAACGACAGCCCATAAAATCGCCAGTAGACGGAGAATATGCATGTGAAAAGAGATTACTACAACATGCCGTGAAACTGAAAGTCTAGATTCTAGAAGGGCTGCTCTGTTGAGGACGTTCGGTTTTTGTACTCCGTTTCacaaagttttatatatttttttcgaaattaaaatttctataaaaGTTTAGCAACATCTAACACTGAACATATGTTGatattaagtttattttgtattaaaaattttgttatgttcttttataaatttagttaaaaccaaaagaatatcttataatataaaatggacgGAGTAATAGATATAATACTTCAAAAGTACTAATAACATAAGCATGTGTACATATAACTCATCTGAAATTGATTCTTCCATTTGAGAACCAGGGCTGGTCCTGACATTTGGGGGGCCCTAGGCGAACTTGACACtatggccatgtttagttccaaagtttttttttccaaacatctaactttccatcacatcaaacctttcatacacacacaacttttctatcatatcgtaccaatttcaaccaaacttctaaacttcagtgtgaactaaacacagtgtATGGACCCTTAAAAAATTAATGCTACTtttttacttctaatatttatACTCTATAAGCACATATACCATATACCACATAGTAACACAAATAAACATTCCTAACATAGTAAATAATAAATGAAGCAATTTGCAAGCTgcaatataataatttattctTGATAAATAATAACTGTAATATAATTAACAACTAAAAAATGCCATAGAAACAAAGTAGTATAAATACCATAATACAAATATCCCGTGTCCCTTATAAAAAAGAGCTTCTTCGAGCATTTCTTAAAGCGAAATCATCAATGACAGTTTGAAGATCAATGTTGTCCAAGATATTTTTCTCAATGCTACACATAGCCAATCCATTCAATCTTTCCTGGGACAGTTTCTTTTCTAGCACCCGATAAATGTTTTTTAGGTAACATTATAACATTTGAAATGCACGGCGGCACCGCGGCAGGCACTGGAGCCTACAGGCGGACTGATGGACTCACGGTCGCCGGTCGCGGACTAGGGCATCGGCGCGGCGATGAGACAACGAAGCGACGCGGCGCGGGTGATGCTCTGGCGCTTTGTTTCTTCTCGGGACTCGCGGTGTGGGCCGGCCGATGAATCGACGCGCTCCTTGCCTCCTAACTGATCACCTGATGACCTGATCTAGTGGGCTGCTGGGGGGGTAAGTGATGGGCCCCCTCCGGCCTAGGCCCTAGGCGGTTGCACAACCGGCCTAGGCCCAGGGCCGGCCCTGTTGAGAATAGAGCAGTTAATAACGTTTTCGGTAGGTCATCGTGTATGACTTGCCTTATCTacttaggccccgtttagttccctaaatttttttccaaaatcatcACATccaatctttagacacatgcataaagcattaaatatagataaatgaaaaaactaattgcacagttagggagaaaatcgcgagacgaatcttttgagcctaattaaaccatgattagccataagtgctacattaacccacatgtgctaatgacggattaattaggctcaaaagattcgtctcgcgttttccaagcgagttatgaaattatttttttcatttatgtcCGAAAAGCCCTTCTGACATtcgatcaaacatccgatgtgacaccaaaaaattttcctttcatgaactaaacaagcccttagtAGATTTCTATCTCTTTGACCTCTTATTTTTCACTCCATCAGATAGAGATATCCCTTTAAAATAATATGGGATCAGATGGAGTTATCCTGTAAAAAGATATGAGATGGATGAGGTAGGctaaaggaaaagataaaaaggaattACAATAGAAGGTGATTTAAGAgataaatagtactccctctttcCAAAAATCTGAGACATATTTCTTTTGCATCAAAACCAAGAAGTAATTAACTCACTCACCATATGGCAAAACTAATGAACATATAACCAATAAGTATTAGAATGACTTCTAGGTTTCcgatcaataatttaatttagcacatagtaACTACAGACTTGATTTTTCGAAAAACCAAATAATGAAATAGTTCTTagatttttggaaggagggagtactctaaatcatgctaaaattttttatattttgaaacaagatTTAAATgctataaattattatatt from Oryza glaberrima chromosome 3, OglaRS2, whole genome shotgun sequence carries:
- the LOC127768115 gene encoding uncharacterized protein LOC127768115; protein product: MLCGTASFKHVVDDDDPAARGTGGGSPRQPRRKHGGGGGGKINPYAERGLDKFSTVLSELEARRDKILRRVGSGGGLVMVRFVQSNGALEPIIVKLPDEQRRPKDDAAAKKPRPSSPSTAAAQQQGAAAARATRAPPPAPAASRASSFSWGRMRRPACYWPAVMVLMLVCLAVFGRVFAICCTSIWWYLAPTLLSNGGAGGEDAARRPLGSPRKSPPPASGKKLAGRRGTREVGSSPRGHTKKGT